In Felis catus isolate Fca126 chromosome A2, F.catus_Fca126_mat1.0, whole genome shotgun sequence, the following proteins share a genomic window:
- the CNN2 gene encoding calponin-2 isoform X2 has translation MSSTQFNKGPSYGLSAEVKNRLLSKYDPQKEAELRSWIEGLTGLSIGPDFQKGLKDGVILCTLMNKLQPGSVPKINRSMQNWHQLENLSNFIKAMVSYGMNPVDLFEANDLFESGNMTQVQVSLLALAGKAKTKGLQSGVDIGVKYSEKQERNFDDATMKAGQCVIGLQMGTNKCASQSGMTAYGTRRHLYDPKNHILPPMDHSTISLQMGTNKCASQVGMTAPGTRRHIYDTKLGTDKCDNSSLSLQMGYTQGANQSGQVFGLGRQIYDAKYCPQGPAADGGAVAAGDGPAEAPEYAPYRQEEASH, from the exons ATGAGCTCCACGCAGTTCAACAAGGGGCCCTCGTACGGGCTCTCGGCCGAGGTCAAAAACCGG CTCCTGTCCAAATATGACCCCCAGAAGGAGGCCGAGCTCCGTAGCTGGATCGAGGGACTCACCGGCCTCTCGATTGGGCCCGACTTCCAGAAGGGTCTCAAGGACGGCGTTATCTTGTGCAC ACTCATGAATAAGCTTCagccgggctctgtgcccaaGATCAACCGCTCCATGCAGAACTGGCACCAG ctGGAAAACCTCTCGAACTTCATCAAGGCCATGGTCAGCTACGGCATGAACCCTGTGGACCTGTTCGAGGCCAACGACCTGTTCGAGAGCGGGAACATGACCCAGGTGCAGGTGTCCCTTCTGGCCCTGGCCGGGAAG gccaAGACGAAGGGGCTGCAGAGCGGCGTGGACATTGGCGTCAAATACTCAGAGAAACAGGAGCGCAACTTTGATGACGCCACCATGAAGGCGGGCCAGTGCGTCATTGGGCTCCAG ATGGGCACAAACAAGTGTGCCAGCCAGTCGGGCATGACCGCTTATGGGACGAGAAGGCATCTGTATGACCCGAAGAACCACATCCTGCCACCCATGGACCACTCAACTATCAGCCTCCAGATGGGCACAAACAAGTGTGCCAGCCAG GTGGGCATGACGGCCCCCGGGACCCGGCGGCACATCTACGACACCAAGCTGGGGACCGACAAGTGTGACAACTCGTCCCTGTCCCTGCAGATGGGCTACACTCAGGGCGCCAACCAGAGCGGCCAGGTGTTCGGCCTGGGCCGGCAGATCTATGACGCCAAGTACTGCCCGCAGGGCCCGGCGGCCGATGGGGGTGCGGTGGCTGCAGGCGACGGCCCAGCGGAGGCCCCGGAATACGCCCCCTACCGCCAGGAGGAGGCGAGCCACTGA
- the CNN2 gene encoding calponin-2 isoform X3, which produces MSSVPLSSHSISGRLGGSRPLGTAGPDLAGRQRLHSWKFALLSKYDPQKEAELRSWIEGLTGLSIGPDFQKGLKDGVILCTLMNKLQPGSVPKINRSMQNWHQLENLSNFIKAMVSYGMNPVDLFEANDLFESGNMTQVQVSLLALAGKAKTKGLQSGVDIGVKYSEKQERNFDDATMKAGQCVIGLQMGTNKCASQVGMTAPGTRRHIYDTKLGTDKCDNSSLSLQMGYTQGANQSGQVFGLGRQIYDAKYCPQGPAADGGAVAAGDGPAEAPEYAPYRQEEASH; this is translated from the exons ATGTCCAGCGTCCCTCTGAGCAGTCACTCAATTTCCGGCCGGCTGGGGGGGTCTAGACCTCTGGGAACAGCTGGTCCCGATTTAGCAGGGAGGCAGCGGCTGCATTCCTGGAAGTTTGCG CTCCTGTCCAAATATGACCCCCAGAAGGAGGCCGAGCTCCGTAGCTGGATCGAGGGACTCACCGGCCTCTCGATTGGGCCCGACTTCCAGAAGGGTCTCAAGGACGGCGTTATCTTGTGCAC ACTCATGAATAAGCTTCagccgggctctgtgcccaaGATCAACCGCTCCATGCAGAACTGGCACCAG ctGGAAAACCTCTCGAACTTCATCAAGGCCATGGTCAGCTACGGCATGAACCCTGTGGACCTGTTCGAGGCCAACGACCTGTTCGAGAGCGGGAACATGACCCAGGTGCAGGTGTCCCTTCTGGCCCTGGCCGGGAAG gccaAGACGAAGGGGCTGCAGAGCGGCGTGGACATTGGCGTCAAATACTCAGAGAAACAGGAGCGCAACTTTGATGACGCCACCATGAAGGCGGGCCAGTGCGTCATTGGGCTCCAG ATGGGCACAAACAAGTGTGCCAGCCAG GTGGGCATGACGGCCCCCGGGACCCGGCGGCACATCTACGACACCAAGCTGGGGACCGACAAGTGTGACAACTCGTCCCTGTCCCTGCAGATGGGCTACACTCAGGGCGCCAACCAGAGCGGCCAGGTGTTCGGCCTGGGCCGGCAGATCTATGACGCCAAGTACTGCCCGCAGGGCCCGGCGGCCGATGGGGGTGCGGTGGCTGCAGGCGACGGCCCAGCGGAGGCCCCGGAATACGCCCCCTACCGCCAGGAGGAGGCGAGCCACTGA
- the CNN2 gene encoding calponin-2 isoform X1: protein MSSVPLSSHSISGRLGGSRPLGTAGPDLAGRQRLHSWKFALLSKYDPQKEAELRSWIEGLTGLSIGPDFQKGLKDGVILCTLMNKLQPGSVPKINRSMQNWHQLENLSNFIKAMVSYGMNPVDLFEANDLFESGNMTQVQVSLLALAGKAKTKGLQSGVDIGVKYSEKQERNFDDATMKAGQCVIGLQMGTNKCASQSGMTAYGTRRHLYDPKNHILPPMDHSTISLQMGTNKCASQVGMTAPGTRRHIYDTKLGTDKCDNSSLSLQMGYTQGANQSGQVFGLGRQIYDAKYCPQGPAADGGAVAAGDGPAEAPEYAPYRQEEASH, encoded by the exons ATGTCCAGCGTCCCTCTGAGCAGTCACTCAATTTCCGGCCGGCTGGGGGGGTCTAGACCTCTGGGAACAGCTGGTCCCGATTTAGCAGGGAGGCAGCGGCTGCATTCCTGGAAGTTTGCG CTCCTGTCCAAATATGACCCCCAGAAGGAGGCCGAGCTCCGTAGCTGGATCGAGGGACTCACCGGCCTCTCGATTGGGCCCGACTTCCAGAAGGGTCTCAAGGACGGCGTTATCTTGTGCAC ACTCATGAATAAGCTTCagccgggctctgtgcccaaGATCAACCGCTCCATGCAGAACTGGCACCAG ctGGAAAACCTCTCGAACTTCATCAAGGCCATGGTCAGCTACGGCATGAACCCTGTGGACCTGTTCGAGGCCAACGACCTGTTCGAGAGCGGGAACATGACCCAGGTGCAGGTGTCCCTTCTGGCCCTGGCCGGGAAG gccaAGACGAAGGGGCTGCAGAGCGGCGTGGACATTGGCGTCAAATACTCAGAGAAACAGGAGCGCAACTTTGATGACGCCACCATGAAGGCGGGCCAGTGCGTCATTGGGCTCCAG ATGGGCACAAACAAGTGTGCCAGCCAGTCGGGCATGACCGCTTATGGGACGAGAAGGCATCTGTATGACCCGAAGAACCACATCCTGCCACCCATGGACCACTCAACTATCAGCCTCCAGATGGGCACAAACAAGTGTGCCAGCCAG GTGGGCATGACGGCCCCCGGGACCCGGCGGCACATCTACGACACCAAGCTGGGGACCGACAAGTGTGACAACTCGTCCCTGTCCCTGCAGATGGGCTACACTCAGGGCGCCAACCAGAGCGGCCAGGTGTTCGGCCTGGGCCGGCAGATCTATGACGCCAAGTACTGCCCGCAGGGCCCGGCGGCCGATGGGGGTGCGGTGGCTGCAGGCGACGGCCCAGCGGAGGCCCCGGAATACGCCCCCTACCGCCAGGAGGAGGCGAGCCACTGA